In Nocardioides nitrophenolicus, the genomic window CTCGACGGTCGCCTGCACGACACCACCGTGGGAGGCCGCGAAGTTCGCGAGCCACCGCTGCCAGCGAGCGGGCGGGACCAGGACCTCGGGCACAACCGGACCCTATCGACAAGAACCTGTTCTACTCTGACGCCATGGCCGCCCTGCACCCCTGCGAGCGCGTGGGCATCGACTACGTCGACACCGCCCCGCACCGCTTCGCCAACAGCGTCGACCTCGCGATCACCCCGGACCAGCTGTTCGAGGTGTTCGCCGACGCCGACGCGTGGCCGCGCTGGGCGAAGGTGATCCGGCACGTCGAGTGGACCTCGCCGCTCCCGCCCGGCGTCGGCAGCACCCGCGTGGTCTCGATGCTCGGCGGACTCAAGGGTGCCGAGGAGTTCCTGCTCTGGGAGCCCGGCCGGCGAATGGCCTTCCGGTTCAACGCGGCCTCGGAGCGCTCGATCCGCGCCTTCGCCGAGCGGTACGACGTCGAGCCGACCCCGCGCGGCTGCCGGCTCACCTGGACCCTGGCCCTCGACGTCAGCGGCCCCGGCCGGCACCTCATGCCGCTCAGCGGCCTGGCCTGCGACCTGGCCTTCCGGTGGTTCCTGAGGAGCCTGCGCCGCTACACCGACGCGCGCTACGCCGCCTGACCCTCGTCAGCCGCACGTTCGTGCGGCCACCCTGGGATAGCGCGGGGTCTCCCGTCGCCGTCCCGCCACAACCCGCACGAACGTGCGGAAACCGCGTGCTTCTCCACGCCGAACTGGCTATCGTTGACTCCAGCCGCACGTTCGTGCGGTTCCTTCCGAAGGAGGTCACCGATGACTGGCTCCCCGGGCGGCCACCTGGCTGCCCAGGTCCGCGCCCGTCGGGCCGTGCTGCGGCTCCGCCAGGACGAGCTCGCCGACCTGGCGGGCGTCTCCGAGCGCTTCGTCCACGCCTTGGAGAAGGGCAAGCGGACCGTGCAGCTCGACAAGGTCGTCGCGGTCCTCAACGCGCTCGGCCTCCACCTGGAGATCCATCGCGGCGCCGACAGCGAGATCCGGTGAGCGAGGCCGCCGCACAGCTGCCGTCACTGCGCTTCGTCGAGCGCGCCGACGTCTACAAGGGCGGCCGGGCGGCCGCCACCCTCACGCGGGTCAGCGACGGCATCGAGTTCCGCTATCGCGACGCCTGGCTCGACGCCGGCGAGGAGCCGGTCGCGACCACGCTCCCCCTCACCAGGGATCCGCTGGTCACCCCCGGGGGCGCGCTGCCGGCGTACTTCGCCGGCCTGCTTCCCGAA contains:
- a CDS encoding SRPBCC family protein, which gives rise to MAALHPCERVGIDYVDTAPHRFANSVDLAITPDQLFEVFADADAWPRWAKVIRHVEWTSPLPPGVGSTRVVSMLGGLKGAEEFLLWEPGRRMAFRFNAASERSIRAFAERYDVEPTPRGCRLTWTLALDVSGPGRHLMPLSGLACDLAFRWFLRSLRRYTDARYAA
- a CDS encoding type II toxin-antitoxin system Y4mF family antitoxin, yielding MTGSPGGHLAAQVRARRAVLRLRQDELADLAGVSERFVHALEKGKRTVQLDKVVAVLNALGLHLEIHRGADSEIR